The following are encoded together in the Acetobacter vaccinii genome:
- a CDS encoding multidrug effflux MFS transporter, protein MPSSSVFSSVVLTRPLIVLLGLVTAIGPLATDMYLPAFPELESELGGGAGSAQFTLGAWFLGLAVGQFSQGPLSDRFGRKAPLIIGLLVFALASAGCAIVHDYHWFCFYRFLGALGGSASAVIPRAIVRDVATGRKGAHIMAQLTLVFGVMPVLAPSLGSLVLRFGSWRDIFWLGTVYGVLAIVGVLTMLPDTLAMDRRIFLRPAGIVSRYYGILREPVFLTNALITSFSSFVMFAYLGSAPMVFEQLLGFSPLMFGVFFGVNAAFFILGTQINGRLTHRVALTKLLERSILWVSFAGCVFVGLSLAGIAGAGHPLLVCLLIVSMTGGLGFIGPNGTVLSFSRHGQHAGSASAMLGTIQFSLGACGSVLVGVLPGGGTVPTATGMLVGALGMLVCDIVRRRIGQHEPDPED, encoded by the coding sequence ATGCCCTCATCATCCGTTTTTTCTTCCGTTGTGCTGACCCGTCCATTGATTGTCCTGCTGGGGCTTGTAACAGCCATAGGCCCGCTGGCGACGGATATGTACCTGCCTGCTTTTCCGGAACTGGAGAGTGAACTGGGGGGCGGTGCCGGGTCTGCCCAGTTTACGCTTGGCGCCTGGTTTTTAGGGCTTGCGGTTGGGCAGTTTTCACAAGGGCCGTTGTCTGACAGGTTTGGCCGCAAGGCACCGCTGATTATCGGGCTTCTGGTATTTGCCCTGGCATCGGCGGGTTGCGCCATTGTGCATGACTACCACTGGTTCTGCTTCTATCGTTTTCTGGGGGCATTGGGGGGCTCGGCCAGTGCGGTTATCCCGCGCGCCATTGTGCGCGACGTGGCAACCGGCCGCAAAGGCGCGCATATCATGGCGCAGTTGACGCTGGTGTTCGGGGTTATGCCGGTGCTGGCTCCAAGCCTTGGCAGCCTTGTGCTGCGTTTTGGCTCCTGGCGCGATATTTTCTGGCTGGGGACAGTTTATGGTGTGCTGGCCATTGTGGGTGTGCTGACCATGCTGCCCGATACGTTGGCAATGGACCGACGTATATTTTTGCGGCCTGCGGGGATTGTCAGCCGGTATTACGGTATCCTGCGTGAGCCTGTGTTTCTGACCAACGCGCTCATTACCTCGTTTTCAAGCTTTGTCATGTTTGCCTATCTGGGCAGTGCACCGATGGTGTTCGAGCAGTTGCTGGGCTTTTCGCCGCTGATGTTCGGCGTATTCTTTGGTGTCAATGCGGCGTTCTTCATTCTGGGCACGCAGATCAATGGTCGGCTGACACACCGCGTGGCCCTGACAAAGTTGCTGGAGCGGTCAATCCTCTGGGTCAGTTTTGCTGGGTGTGTGTTTGTCGGCCTGTCGTTGGCTGGCATTGCGGGGGCCGGGCACCCTTTGCTTGTCTGTCTGTTGATTGTCAGCATGACGGGTGGGCTTGGGTTTATTGGCCCGAATGGGACAGTGTTGTCCTTCTCACGTCACGGGCAACATGCGGGCAGTGCCTCGGCCATGCTGGGCACGATCCAGTTCAGCCTTGGGGCCTGTGGCAGTGTGCTGGTTGGGGTGCTGCCTGGGGGTGGTACGGTGCCAACCGCGACCGGGATGCTGGTGGGGGCGCTGGGGATGCTGGTGTGCGATATCGTGCGCCGCCGCATAGGGCAGCATGAGCCTGATCCAGAGGATTAG
- a CDS encoding FliO/MopB family protein: MSGTNGPSMPQAEVLTHTTGSMTSMWLTGLVSFVIVIALILLCRYGLKYLEPYLLRTRRTRHLAVLETLSLDQRRRISLIRCGDYEGVILTGGGSDIFLGWIPPHTPGTPGAGPAPDSFAQAVWLEERREPVEPAP, from the coding sequence GTGTCCGGTACCAACGGGCCGTCCATGCCGCAGGCAGAAGTGCTCACGCACACTACAGGCTCCATGACTTCCATGTGGCTGACGGGGCTTGTCTCGTTTGTCATTGTCATCGCGCTGATCCTGCTGTGCCGCTACGGCCTGAAGTATCTGGAGCCCTATCTGCTCCGCACCCGACGGACACGGCATCTGGCCGTGCTGGAAACACTGTCCCTGGACCAGCGCCGCCGGATCAGCCTGATCCGCTGCGGTGACTATGAGGGCGTGATCCTGACCGGCGGGGGGAGTGATATTTTTCTGGGCTGGATACCCCCCCACACCCCTGGCACCCCAGGTGCCGGCCCTGCCCCAGACAGCTTTGCCCAGGCTGTCTGGCTGGAAGAACGACGCGAACCCGTGGAGCCTGCGCCTTGA
- the fliP gene encoding flagellar type III secretion system pore protein FliP (The bacterial flagellar biogenesis protein FliP forms a type III secretion system (T3SS)-type pore required for flagellar assembly.) produces MPFLAHAQSVSIDLGKSGGEAGTTSRLIQLTALITLLSLAPSLLVMVTAFTRIIIVLSLLRGALGAQGTPPNTVLIGLGLFLTFFVMQPVLEQSWIHGVAPMMNGQISEIDGLKAAAEPFRGFMLANARPTDITTFLHLANLPPPPTPAETPWRVLMPAFMIGELSRGFEMGFLLYLPFLVIDIVTSSVLMSLGMMMLPPATISLPFKLIFFVMVDGWQMVAGGLVRSFGS; encoded by the coding sequence ATGCCCTTTCTGGCCCACGCGCAGTCAGTGTCCATAGACCTGGGCAAAAGCGGGGGAGAGGCCGGCACAACCAGCCGCCTGATCCAGTTAACCGCGCTGATTACCCTGCTGTCGCTGGCCCCCAGCCTGCTGGTTATGGTCACGGCTTTTACCCGGATCATCATCGTATTATCGCTGCTACGCGGCGCGTTGGGGGCACAGGGTACGCCGCCCAATACTGTGCTGATCGGGCTTGGGCTGTTTCTGACCTTTTTTGTCATGCAGCCGGTACTGGAACAATCGTGGATCCATGGGGTAGCCCCCATGATGAACGGCCAGATCAGCGAAATTGACGGACTTAAAGCTGCCGCCGAGCCTTTCCGTGGCTTCATGCTGGCCAATGCGCGCCCGACCGATATCACCACTTTTTTGCATCTGGCCAATCTGCCACCGCCGCCTACTCCGGCTGAAACCCCGTGGCGCGTGCTCATGCCCGCCTTCATGATCGGGGAACTGAGCCGTGGTTTTGAAATGGGCTTTCTGCTCTATCTGCCCTTTCTTGTGATCGATATTGTCACATCGAGTGTGCTGATGAGCCTTGGCATGATGATGCTGCCGCCTGCGACAATTTCCCTTCCTTTCAAACTGATCTTCTTTGTCATGGTGGATGGCTGGCAGATGGTGGCGGGTGGTCTTGTCCGGAGCTTTGGCAGTTGA
- a CDS encoding glycosyltransferase family protein, which yields MHDTLAASTQQPQTDDKAELAQPSVEGFAETCRSLIEKGQVREGLRMALETVARYPDNSALAMRAAALVGELLSLHDIEVTILRGVTLREPGNISAHVALANALVAAEDIVGGYAVFSDLMAKYPHLRTNLCEHISKAMLDTGYAREAFEILQLWVRQGLPSPALMNNIACALVRLNRADEAVPWYDKCLELMPDSEDVRFSRALAQLKSGMLKEGFTGYASRAPRTADMVWWFMDLPRLRYGDDVAGKKVILYQEQGLGDTIHFIRLVTVLLEQGADVTLVVPRSLTRLLSLSYPNVTVYERDTFPQEDGYSYAAPIPDLPFIAGIATYADIPAPIPYLRADPADVARYAALLPAARPRIGLVWGGDRRVKREDVQADKRRSVTLKEIGEALTPVDATLVNLQLGYPKGELAQWTGQPIFDLMDDVRDMADTAAIMENLDLVISVDTSPLHLAGALGRPVWLANRPDSCWRWGNDGLESPWYPTLRIFRARERSFLPMLRDVGAALQVWRRDWTPGAS from the coding sequence ATGCACGACACGCTAGCAGCATCGACACAGCAGCCCCAGACCGATGACAAGGCCGAGCTGGCACAACCCTCGGTAGAAGGGTTTGCCGAGACCTGCCGGAGCCTGATTGAAAAAGGGCAGGTGCGCGAAGGCCTTCGCATGGCGCTGGAAACTGTTGCCCGCTACCCCGACAATTCCGCACTGGCCATGCGGGCGGCTGCCCTGGTGGGGGAACTCCTGTCCCTGCATGATATTGAGGTCACCATCCTGCGTGGGGTCACCCTGCGGGAGCCGGGTAATATTTCCGCCCATGTGGCGCTGGCTAATGCTCTGGTCGCGGCGGAGGATATTGTCGGCGGCTACGCGGTGTTTTCTGACCTGATGGCGAAATACCCCCATTTGCGTACCAATCTGTGCGAGCACATTTCCAAGGCGATGCTGGATACGGGTTACGCGCGTGAAGCGTTTGAAATCCTTCAGCTCTGGGTGCGGCAGGGACTGCCATCCCCGGCGTTGATGAACAATATCGCCTGTGCGCTGGTGCGGCTGAACCGAGCGGACGAGGCTGTGCCCTGGTATGACAAGTGCCTGGAACTGATGCCCGATAGTGAGGATGTCCGCTTCAGCCGTGCGCTGGCCCAGTTGAAGTCCGGTATGCTCAAGGAGGGCTTTACCGGGTATGCCAGCCGTGCCCCGCGTACTGCCGACATGGTCTGGTGGTTCATGGACCTGCCGCGCCTGCGGTATGGGGATGATGTGGCGGGCAAAAAGGTCATTCTGTACCAGGAGCAGGGGCTGGGGGACACCATCCACTTCATCCGGCTGGTCACTGTCCTGCTGGAGCAGGGGGCGGATGTTACCCTTGTTGTGCCCAGGTCGCTGACCCGCCTGCTCAGCCTATCCTATCCGAATGTGACTGTGTACGAACGCGATACATTCCCCCAGGAGGACGGTTACAGCTACGCCGCACCCATACCTGACCTGCCGTTTATTGCGGGCATTGCAACCTATGCCGATATTCCCGCGCCCATACCCTACCTGCGGGCTGACCCGGCGGATGTGGCGCGCTATGCGGCCCTGCTGCCTGCTGCCCGCCCCAGAATAGGGCTGGTCTGGGGTGGGGACAGGCGCGTCAAGCGTGAGGATGTGCAGGCTGACAAGCGTCGCTCGGTCACGTTAAAGGAAATAGGCGAGGCCCTGACCCCGGTTGATGCCACCTTGGTCAACCTCCAGCTTGGATACCCCAAGGGCGAGCTGGCCCAGTGGACTGGGCAGCCCATTTTTGACCTGATGGATGATGTCAGGGACATGGCTGACACGGCGGCCATTATGGAAAATCTGGATCTGGTCATTTCGGTGGATACGTCTCCGCTGCATCTGGCCGGGGCGCTGGGCAGGCCGGTCTGGCTGGCCAACCGGCCCGATTCCTGTTGGCGGTGGGGCAATGACGGTCTGGAGTCCCCCTGGTATCCGACCTTGCGGATTTTCCGTGCGCGGGAGCGGTCATTCCTGCCCATGCTGCGTGATGTCGGGGCGGCATTGCAGGTCTGGCGGCGGGACTGGACACCCGGGGCATCATAA
- the flhA gene encoding flagellar biosynthesis protein FlhA gives MNTADGSSAKKPTGALAEKTAAARSKLTSATRALSQSAGTLRSGGWKAISWRSFLPGTDVGLALAVVAVLSILILPLPTFILDMGLSLSITSSVLVLMVALFLERPLDFTSFPTLLLLTTLLRLALEIATTRLILSHGNEGTYAAGHVVAAFGGFLMGGDVVIGGIVFAILLVVNFMVITKGSGRIAEVAARFFLDSMPGKQMAIDADLSSGAINERVARLKRKELEDESAFYGSMDGAAKFVRGDAIAGIIITAINIVGGLAIGILRHGMPLNEAANTFTTLTVGDGLVSQIPALLVSTAAGIVVTKGGTDGSADIALVRQLGNNHKPLAIAAILSALFAVMPGLPALPFLLISVLAGAGAWLRHKAPTTSTDGDVTEIAAPPAAAPISEVLRLDLLRLELGFGLFPLISGDNPQLTEQIKALRRTVATEMGFITPPIRIQDNILLPSEKYVIKLKEIEIGSGEVKPGKLMAMTPSGGVPDLPGDKTTEPAFGLPAVWIDPSLKSKATALHCTVVDPASVIVTHLSEAVRQNLPDLLTYVATQTLLDDLPREQQKLVNDLIPSQVPLSTVQRVLQALLAERVSIRDLPTILESIQEGCSLNLRGIPALTAHVRGRLSRQICHTLIGPAGYIPIITLSPEWESDFISHLAGQGEDRRLAMPPSMLNRFVGKLREAFNTASASGEVPVVVVSSPVRDSMRSIVERVRPSVSVLSQSEIYPRARIKTVATVS, from the coding sequence TTGAATACTGCCGATGGCTCGTCCGCAAAGAAGCCCACAGGCGCACTGGCTGAAAAAACTGCCGCAGCACGAAGCAAGCTGACATCTGCCACCCGTGCGCTGTCCCAGTCAGCCGGAACCCTGCGCAGTGGCGGGTGGAAAGCCATTTCATGGCGATCCTTCCTGCCCGGCACCGACGTTGGCCTTGCGCTGGCAGTCGTGGCGGTGCTGTCCATCCTGATTCTGCCGCTGCCTACCTTTATCCTGGACATGGGGCTGTCGCTATCCATCACCTCCTCGGTGCTGGTGCTCATGGTGGCGCTGTTCCTGGAACGACCGCTGGATTTTACGTCCTTTCCCACCCTGCTGCTGCTGACCACCCTGCTGCGTCTGGCGCTGGAAATTGCTACCACCCGCCTGATCCTGAGCCACGGGAACGAGGGCACCTACGCCGCAGGCCATGTGGTGGCGGCGTTTGGCGGCTTTCTGATGGGGGGCGATGTCGTGATCGGCGGCATCGTGTTTGCCATTCTGCTGGTCGTCAACTTCATGGTCATCACCAAGGGGTCGGGGCGTATTGCCGAAGTAGCGGCACGCTTCTTCCTCGACTCGATGCCCGGCAAACAGATGGCTATCGACGCCGACCTGTCCTCCGGCGCGATCAACGAGCGTGTTGCCCGTCTCAAACGTAAGGAACTGGAGGACGAAAGCGCCTTTTATGGTTCCATGGACGGTGCGGCAAAGTTTGTCCGTGGGGACGCCATTGCCGGGATCATCATTACCGCCATCAACATTGTGGGCGGGCTTGCCATTGGTATCCTCCGCCACGGCATGCCGCTGAACGAAGCCGCCAATACCTTTACCACCCTGACCGTGGGTGACGGCCTTGTGTCGCAGATACCGGCCCTGCTGGTGTCCACCGCCGCCGGTATTGTCGTCACCAAGGGCGGGACCGATGGCTCGGCCGACATCGCGCTGGTCCGCCAGCTTGGGAACAACCACAAGCCGCTGGCCATTGCTGCCATTCTGTCCGCCCTGTTTGCGGTCATGCCCGGCCTGCCTGCCCTGCCCTTTCTGCTTATTTCCGTTCTGGCCGGAGCCGGGGCCTGGCTGCGCCACAAGGCCCCCACGACCAGCACCGACGGCGACGTAACAGAAATTGCAGCGCCCCCTGCTGCTGCCCCTATTTCGGAAGTGCTGCGCCTTGACCTGCTGCGGCTGGAACTGGGCTTTGGCCTGTTCCCCCTTATCAGTGGTGACAACCCGCAGTTAACGGAACAGATCAAGGCGCTCCGCCGGACTGTCGCGACCGAGATGGGCTTTATTACCCCGCCGATCCGTATTCAGGACAACATCCTGCTGCCGTCTGAAAAATACGTCATCAAGCTCAAGGAAATCGAGATCGGCTCGGGCGAGGTCAAACCCGGCAAGCTCATGGCCATGACCCCCTCTGGCGGTGTACCCGACCTGCCGGGTGACAAAACGACCGAGCCCGCCTTTGGCCTGCCTGCCGTCTGGATTGACCCGTCCCTGAAAAGCAAGGCCACAGCACTGCATTGCACCGTGGTTGATCCGGCCAGCGTGATTGTCACCCATCTGAGCGAGGCCGTACGCCAGAACCTGCCTGACCTGCTGACCTATGTTGCCACCCAGACCCTGCTGGATGACCTGCCACGCGAGCAGCAGAAACTGGTCAACGACCTTATCCCTTCGCAGGTGCCCCTCAGCACCGTGCAGCGGGTGCTCCAGGCCCTGCTGGCCGAGCGTGTTTCCATCCGCGATCTGCCAACCATTCTGGAAAGTATCCAGGAAGGGTGCAGCCTCAACCTGCGTGGCATTCCCGCCCTGACAGCCCATGTGCGCGGCCGCCTGTCCCGCCAGATCTGCCACACGCTGATTGGCCCGGCTGGGTATATTCCCATCATCACCCTCTCCCCCGAATGGGAGTCGGACTTTATTTCCCATCTGGCTGGGCAGGGCGAAGATCGACGTCTGGCTATGCCGCCCTCCATGCTCAACCGCTTTGTCGGCAAACTGCGCGAGGCCTTCAATACCGCCTCGGCCAGTGGGGAGGTGCCGGTGGTTGTGGTCTCCAGCCCCGTGCGCGACTCCATGCGCTCAATCGTGGAGCGCGTGCGGCCTTCTGTCTCCGTTCTGTCCCAAAGCGAAATCTACCCCCGCGCCCGCATTAAAACCGTCGCCACAGTCAGCTAA
- the fliG gene encoding flagellar motor switch protein FliG gives MSLSVITTADFAHLNGKQKAAILMLAVGRDQASKILKFLHEDEIRDISIAMAGLGLVKAEIVEAVCNEFTRNFESSEGLVGTYETTEELLRKALPEDQVEKIMDEIRGPAGRTMWDKLGNVQEAVLANYLRNEYSQTAAVILTRLQPAHAARVLALLPEDYATDVMMRILHMETVQREVLDSVEATLRSEFISTLGRSAKRDSYELLAEVFNNFDRKTETRLMDSMDKRNHDDMEKVKALMFTFEDIKRLPHEALMRVVAEVDREKLPLALKGASETVRKMFLQCMSKRAGSILLEEIRALGPVRVKDADAAQVEIVTVIKNMANAGEIDLAENGGNDEIIP, from the coding sequence ATGTCGCTGTCCGTCATTACCACCGCTGACTTTGCGCACCTTAATGGGAAGCAGAAAGCGGCTATCCTCATGCTTGCTGTTGGCCGCGATCAGGCGTCCAAGATCCTCAAGTTCCTGCATGAGGACGAAATCCGCGACATCTCCATCGCCATGGCTGGCCTGGGGCTGGTAAAGGCGGAAATCGTGGAAGCCGTGTGCAATGAATTCACACGCAATTTCGAATCGTCCGAAGGTCTGGTCGGCACGTACGAAACCACCGAGGAACTGCTACGCAAGGCTCTGCCGGAAGATCAGGTCGAGAAGATCATGGACGAAATCCGTGGTCCGGCTGGCAGAACCATGTGGGACAAGCTGGGCAACGTGCAGGAAGCCGTGCTGGCCAACTATCTGCGCAACGAATACTCGCAGACAGCCGCTGTTATCCTGACCCGCCTGCAACCCGCCCACGCGGCCCGTGTCCTGGCCCTACTGCCCGAGGACTACGCCACCGACGTGATGATGCGTATCCTGCACATGGAAACCGTGCAGCGCGAAGTGCTGGACAGCGTGGAGGCCACCCTGCGTTCGGAATTTATCTCCACCCTGGGGCGGTCGGCCAAGCGCGACAGTTACGAACTGCTGGCAGAAGTGTTCAACAACTTCGACCGCAAGACCGAAACGCGCCTTATGGATTCCATGGACAAGCGCAACCACGACGACATGGAAAAGGTCAAGGCGCTGATGTTCACCTTCGAGGACATCAAACGCCTGCCGCACGAAGCGCTTATGCGTGTTGTGGCCGAGGTGGACCGCGAAAAGCTGCCGCTTGCCCTCAAAGGCGCGTCGGAAACTGTGCGCAAGATGTTCCTGCAATGCATGTCCAAGCGCGCAGGCAGTATTCTGCTTGAAGAAATCCGCGCTCTGGGGCCGGTCCGCGTCAAGGATGCCGATGCCGCGCAGGTTGAGATTGTCACGGTCATCAAGAACATGGCCAACGCCGGTGAAATCGACCTGGCAGAAAACGGCGGCAATGACGAGATCATTCCGTAA
- the fliF gene encoding flagellar basal-body MS-ring/collar protein FliF — MQNLLAGLKGLGRARLAALGVAAAVLLTVLGVFVFRGSSGDMALLYGNLDLGEASEMIESLGKAHITSTTNPEGTSIFVPRDKVASARLLLAKEGLPSGGAVGYELFDKSGTLTSTQFEQTINETRAMEGELERSIRLLQGVRNARVHLVLPHRDLFSTQTSPSQASVVLDIGRAGRLAPDAIQAIQNLVAAAVPGLRPQNISIIDTRGDVLVKPGDPDSLAGQENTLDKIRHAEEQRLSQAVEDMLVPTLGMGHVRARAAVTMSTDEIHETDESYDPNQQVLRSQQTSSDKSVNTESSPNTSVSNNLPNANANQDNRTGSTDNRDEETDNYEIGKRVRVTSQTRPRLARISLAVMVDGVVTKDKNGKEIWQPLDQASLDRITTLAKTAVGYDKSRGDEISVVSMRFMPDGGMGFAGDNSSLFNRDTLIYVAEWVIPIILALGAIFIALRPMLRRGGGLPGLLAGGGAAAAVGADGTAIGQAGAAGQITSGPGATGALATADENAGDETVSIEGIEGKLRAAAILKVAARMEESPKETVLIIRNWLNMPDPGKGG; from the coding sequence ATGCAAAATTTATTGGCGGGCCTGAAGGGCCTGGGGCGTGCGCGACTGGCCGCACTCGGTGTTGCAGCGGCTGTTCTTCTGACAGTGCTGGGGGTTTTTGTCTTTCGCGGCAGCAGTGGCGACATGGCCCTGCTGTACGGCAACCTCGACCTTGGTGAAGCCTCTGAAATGATCGAGAGCCTGGGTAAGGCTCACATCACGTCAACCACCAACCCCGAAGGCACCAGCATTTTTGTGCCCCGCGACAAGGTGGCCAGTGCCAGGCTTCTGCTTGCCAAGGAAGGCCTGCCCAGTGGCGGCGCTGTCGGTTACGAGCTGTTTGACAAAAGCGGCACGCTGACCAGCACCCAGTTTGAGCAGACCATTAACGAAACCCGCGCCATGGAAGGGGAGCTTGAACGCTCCATCCGCCTGTTGCAGGGCGTGCGGAATGCGCGTGTACACCTTGTGCTGCCCCACCGTGACCTGTTTTCCACCCAGACCAGCCCTTCGCAGGCCAGTGTGGTGCTTGATATTGGCCGGGCTGGCCGTCTGGCCCCCGATGCCATCCAGGCGATCCAGAACCTGGTAGCCGCAGCCGTGCCGGGCCTGCGCCCGCAGAATATCTCGATCATCGATACCCGTGGTGATGTGCTGGTCAAACCCGGCGACCCTGACAGTCTGGCAGGCCAGGAAAACACCCTGGACAAGATCCGCCATGCTGAGGAACAGCGCCTGTCGCAGGCTGTCGAAGACATGCTGGTGCCCACGCTGGGCATGGGCCATGTCCGCGCCCGCGCCGCTGTGACCATGAGCACGGACGAAATTCACGAAACGGATGAAAGCTACGACCCTAACCAGCAGGTTCTGCGGTCGCAGCAGACAAGCTCGGACAAGAGCGTCAACACCGAGAGCAGCCCCAACACCTCCGTTTCCAACAACCTGCCAAACGCCAACGCCAATCAGGACAACAGAACCGGCTCGACCGACAACCGTGACGAAGAGACCGATAACTACGAAATCGGCAAGCGTGTCCGTGTGACCAGCCAGACCCGCCCACGACTGGCCCGGATCAGCCTGGCTGTCATGGTGGATGGCGTTGTTACCAAGGACAAGAACGGCAAAGAAATCTGGCAGCCGCTTGACCAGGCATCGCTCGACCGGATCACGACCCTGGCCAAAACCGCCGTTGGCTATGACAAAAGCCGTGGGGACGAGATCAGCGTTGTCTCCATGCGTTTCATGCCCGATGGCGGCATGGGCTTTGCTGGCGACAACAGCAGCCTCTTCAACCGCGATACGCTCATTTACGTGGCGGAATGGGTTATCCCCATCATCCTTGCCCTTGGTGCCATCTTTATCGCACTGCGGCCCATGCTCCGCCGTGGGGGTGGTCTGCCCGGCCTGCTGGCTGGCGGCGGTGCCGCAGCCGCTGTCGGGGCCGACGGTACTGCCATTGGTCAGGCTGGTGCGGCTGGCCAGATCACCAGCGGGCCTGGTGCCACTGGTGCGCTGGCCACTGCCGACGAGAACGCTGGCGACGAGACTGTCAGCATCGAAGGGATCGAAGGCAAACTGCGTGCGGCGGCTATCCTCAAGGTTGCAGCCCGCATGGAGGAAAGCCCCAAGGAAACCGTGCTTATCATCCGCAACTGGCTTAACATGCCCGACCCCGGCAAAGGAGGATAA
- the fliN gene encoding flagellar motor switch protein FliN, giving the protein MNTNNTEIGLEDFATTPADAAPAAPTETPDEASASTAPTASQMEAVYEIPVKITAVIGTATMPVSQLLKLGRGAVVELDKKLGEAVDIYANNRLIARGEVVVVDDNHIGVTMTEILSSSSSSAS; this is encoded by the coding sequence ATGAACACGAACAACACGGAAATTGGGCTGGAAGATTTTGCCACCACCCCTGCCGACGCAGCCCCGGCAGCCCCGACCGAAACCCCGGACGAGGCCTCGGCCAGCACCGCCCCCACCGCAAGCCAGATGGAGGCGGTGTATGAGATTCCGGTCAAGATCACCGCTGTCATCGGCACGGCAACCATGCCTGTCAGCCAGTTGCTCAAGCTGGGCCGCGGCGCAGTGGTGGAACTGGACAAGAAGCTGGGTGAAGCCGTGGATATTTATGCCAACAACCGCTTGATCGCCCGTGGCGAGGTGGTGGTGGTGGACGACAACCATATTGGCGTGACCATGACGGAAATCCTGTCCTCCTCATCCTCTTCCGCCAGCTAG
- a CDS encoding Spy/CpxP family protein refolding chaperone, which produces MKKSFLATTLMAGLAAASISLAHAADSAAPPPPPPPCGPMHHGHGPGGPGGPVLRLDGVKLTTEQKAKLKQIFTAARPENPKADMEQMHALHHQLREALTTPGPVDQAKLQDLERQISALQAQNALKRLQVEVQVHDILTKEQLKQIADRPEAPPPPPPPPPPAEAGH; this is translated from the coding sequence ATGAAAAAGTCTTTTCTGGCTACGACCCTCATGGCGGGCCTTGCTGCGGCCTCCATCAGTCTGGCCCACGCCGCCGATTCTGCTGCCCCCCCTCCGCCACCCCCGCCGTGCGGCCCCATGCACCACGGCCATGGTCCGGGCGGCCCTGGTGGCCCGGTGCTGCGCCTTGACGGTGTGAAGCTGACAACCGAGCAGAAAGCCAAGCTGAAGCAGATCTTCACAGCGGCCCGCCCGGAAAACCCCAAGGCTGACATGGAGCAGATGCATGCCCTGCACCATCAGCTGCGCGAAGCCCTGACAACACCCGGCCCGGTTGACCAGGCCAAGTTGCAGGATCTGGAGCGCCAGATCAGCGCATTGCAGGCCCAGAATGCCCTCAAGCGGCTCCAGGTTGAAGTGCAGGTGCATGATATCCTGACCAAGGAGCAGCTCAAGCAGATTGCAGACCGGCCGGAAGCTCCGCCGCCTCCTCCTCCCCCGCCGCCCCCGGCTGAAGCAGGACACTAA